The Metabacillus litoralis genome contains a region encoding:
- a CDS encoding IS110 family transposase, whose product MKDTIKYVGLDVSKEKIAVAIAEEGREEPRYYGMIPHTTEAIRKLVKKLGEVHTLRMCYEAGPTGYSLYRLLTTMGVHCEVIAPSLIPQKAGERIKTDRRDSIRLARLYRSGELTSIYVPTKEDEALRDLVRAREDAKEDELRAKHRLTKFLLRNDIKQPKGVNKWTKRYRDWLDTLKFESSSLRVVFQEYYHQIKELEQRIRRFEEEIRVQANEGVHAPIIQALQSLRGVALITSTSLAAEIGSFKRFPTPKKFMSYIGLIPSEHSSGEKRRQGETTKTGNRHVRRLLVEAAWSYRYQPAVKGELKRRQDGQSPTVQAISWKAQNRLHKKYFRLLSRGKENGKAITAVARELAGFIWAIAQEVDEPSKV is encoded by the coding sequence ATGAAGGATACCATAAAATATGTGGGTTTAGACGTATCAAAAGAAAAAATTGCTGTCGCTATTGCTGAAGAGGGTCGTGAAGAACCTAGATACTACGGAATGATTCCTCATACAACAGAAGCTATTAGGAAATTAGTGAAGAAACTTGGAGAAGTACACACTCTTCGAATGTGTTATGAAGCTGGGCCAACTGGATACTCATTATATAGATTATTAACTACAATGGGTGTTCATTGTGAAGTAATAGCTCCATCATTGATTCCACAAAAAGCTGGTGAGCGTATAAAAACAGATCGACGAGATTCTATTCGCCTTGCTCGTTTATATCGTTCAGGTGAATTAACTTCTATCTATGTTCCTACAAAAGAAGATGAAGCTCTCCGAGATTTAGTTAGAGCACGAGAAGACGCAAAAGAAGATGAGTTAAGGGCTAAGCATCGGTTAACTAAGTTTTTATTGCGCAATGATATTAAACAGCCAAAAGGAGTAAATAAGTGGACTAAAAGGTATCGTGATTGGTTAGATACATTAAAATTTGAAAGTTCTTCTTTACGAGTTGTGTTTCAGGAATATTATCACCAAATAAAAGAGTTGGAACAACGGATCCGAAGATTCGAAGAGGAAATTAGAGTACAAGCAAATGAAGGTGTTCATGCACCAATTATTCAAGCCCTACAATCATTAAGAGGTGTGGCCCTTATTACCTCTACAAGTCTTGCGGCCGAAATTGGTTCCTTTAAGCGTTTCCCAACACCTAAAAAATTCATGTCCTATATTGGCTTAATTCCGAGTGAACACTCTAGTGGTGAAAAAAGAAGACAGGGGGAAACAACAAAAACAGGAAACCGACATGTTCGACGTTTATTAGTTGAGGCTGCCTGGAGTTATCGATATCAGCCCGCAGTAAAAGGAGAATTAAAAAGGCGGCAAGACGGTCAATCCCCAACAGTTCAGGCGATATCTTGGAAAGCACAAAATAGGCTTCACAAGAAATATTTCAGATTATTATCTAGAGGAAAAGAAAATGGCAAAGCAATTACTGCAGTTGCGAGAGAATTGGCTGGCTTTATTTGGGCTATTGCACAGGAAGTAGATGAGCCTTCAAAAGTTTGA
- a CDS encoding LamB/YcsF family protein, giving the protein MYQIDLNCDLGESFGAYKIGMDEEVLQFITSANVACGFHAGDPSVMRKTVQLALKNNVKIGAHPGLPDLAGFGRRNMNISPQEAYDLVVYQIGALSGFLKAEGEKMQHVKPHGALYNMAAKNRELSEAIAEAVYKVDPQLILFGLAGSELVKAGEKIGLKTANEVFSDRTYQQDGSLTPRTQPDALIHSYEDSVSQVIRMIKEGKVRSTQGVDVSVLAQTVCIHGDGPEALVFAKQLRESMQSEGIQVNAFS; this is encoded by the coding sequence TTGTATCAAATTGATTTGAATTGTGATTTGGGGGAAAGTTTTGGTGCTTATAAGATTGGGATGGATGAAGAGGTTCTTCAATTTATTACATCAGCAAATGTTGCATGTGGATTTCATGCTGGAGATCCATCGGTGATGCGAAAAACCGTGCAACTGGCTCTTAAGAATAACGTAAAAATTGGAGCACACCCTGGTTTACCTGATTTAGCAGGCTTTGGTCGACGCAACATGAACATTTCACCTCAAGAAGCCTATGACCTCGTTGTTTACCAAATAGGAGCTCTTTCCGGCTTTTTAAAAGCAGAAGGAGAAAAAATGCAGCATGTGAAACCACATGGTGCTTTGTATAATATGGCGGCAAAAAACAGAGAATTATCTGAAGCGATTGCAGAGGCTGTTTATAAGGTAGATCCACAGCTGATTCTTTTCGGTCTTGCCGGAAGTGAGTTAGTAAAAGCCGGTGAAAAAATCGGACTTAAAACAGCAAATGAAGTCTTCTCTGATCGAACGTATCAGCAAGACGGGTCATTAACACCACGAACTCAACCTGATGCACTTATACATAGCTACGAGGATTCTGTTTCACAGGTTATTCGAATGATCAAGGAAGGAAAAGTTCGTTCAACGCAAGGTGTTGATGTATCTGTTTTAGCTCAAACGGTTTGTATTCATGGAGATGGTCCTGAGGCTCTTGTATTCGCTAAGCAGCTAAGAGAGTCGATGCAATCTGAAGGTATACAAGTCAACGCATTTAGTTGA
- a CDS encoding NRAMP family divalent metal transporter encodes MNWSLLMGAAFLMATSAIGPGFLTQTTVFTQTLAASFGFVILVSIILDIFAQTNIWRIIAVSEKRGQDIANMVFPGLGYILSFLIVLGGLAFNIGNIAGAGLGLNAITGVSPEVGAVIGAIIAIFIFVVKEAGKAMDRFTQIAGFVMIGLMIYVAITTAPPVGEAIIRSVAPAQIDVLAIVTLVGGTVGGYITFAGGHRLLEAGIKGKAAIPEVTRSSVVGILFTSVMRIALFLAVLGVVSKGLSSQIDPTNPPASVFQLAAGDIGYKIFGIIMFSAAITSVVGAAYTSVSFIRTFSDKLERNNKVITIGFIVVSTLAFVLIGKPVKVLVLVGALNGLILPLALGTLLVAAYKKSIVGDYKHPLWLTISGALVVIVMALMGGYTIIKSLPQLF; translated from the coding sequence ATGAATTGGTCGCTATTAATGGGTGCTGCCTTTTTAATGGCAACCTCAGCAATTGGACCTGGTTTCTTAACACAAACAACTGTGTTTACTCAAACCTTAGCAGCAAGTTTTGGTTTTGTTATTTTAGTTTCTATTATTTTAGACATTTTCGCTCAAACAAATATATGGCGAATCATTGCTGTTTCTGAAAAAAGAGGACAAGATATTGCCAATATGGTTTTTCCCGGACTCGGGTATATCCTTTCTTTCTTGATTGTCCTTGGGGGTCTTGCCTTTAATATTGGGAATATTGCTGGTGCCGGTCTTGGTCTAAACGCGATAACTGGTGTATCACCAGAGGTTGGTGCCGTGATTGGGGCAATAATTGCAATCTTTATCTTCGTTGTGAAGGAAGCAGGGAAAGCAATGGATCGGTTCACACAAATAGCTGGATTTGTCATGATCGGGTTAATGATCTACGTTGCGATTACAACAGCCCCTCCAGTTGGTGAAGCGATTATCCGATCGGTAGCGCCAGCCCAAATTGATGTTTTGGCGATTGTAACATTAGTTGGTGGTACAGTTGGTGGCTATATTACCTTTGCTGGTGGACATCGTCTTTTAGAAGCAGGTATAAAAGGGAAAGCCGCAATCCCAGAAGTAACAAGAAGCTCTGTTGTCGGGATATTATTTACATCTGTTATGCGTATTGCCCTTTTCCTAGCTGTGCTAGGAGTTGTTTCAAAAGGGTTAAGTTCACAAATTGATCCAACGAACCCGCCTGCATCTGTGTTTCAGCTTGCAGCTGGAGATATTGGGTATAAAATTTTTGGGATTATTATGTTTTCTGCTGCTATTACTTCAGTAGTTGGTGCAGCGTATACGTCTGTTTCGTTTATTCGTACATTCAGTGATAAATTAGAGAGAAATAATAAGGTCATTACAATTGGTTTTATTGTGGTTTCAACTCTTGCTTTTGTGTTGATTGGAAAGCCTGTTAAAGTGTTAGTTTTGGTTGGTGCTTTAAATGGTTTGATTTTGCCGTTAGCGCTTGGAACCTTACTTGTTGCGGCTTATAAGAAGAGTATTGTTGGGGATTATAAGCATCCGTTATGGTTAACGATTTCAGGTGCGCTTGTGGTGATTGTGATGGCGTTGATGGGTGGTTATACGATTATTAAGTCGCTTCCTCAGTTGTTTTGA